Below is a genomic region from Acidobacteriota bacterium.
CCAGGGTCATTTCCCGGCGTTCTCCCCGGCTCCGGTCGACCATCTGGTCGATGGGCCAGTGAGCATCCGACGAGGCGATGACGGCCAGGTCGTGTTCGAGGCACCAGTCCATCACCTCGGAGAAGTACGGTTCTCCCCGGTGGTATCCAATCCCCTTCCCCCCTTTTCGGCCGCCGTTCCTCAATTCGATCCCGTCCAGCCACCCCAACTTCAGAAGGCGGGTGGCGTCCCGGACCCATCGAGGGCCGGGATGGGCCCAGATGATGATGGCTCCCTGGTTGCGGGCCGACCGAACCGCCGTGTCGAAGTCGTCGAAAAAGGGACTCTCGTCCTGAACGAAAGCGACGACGTGATCCGAGTCCTCATCCTTGTATGTCGGTCCCGAAAGGGTCGTCAGCTCGGCACCCCGAATCAGCATCAGACCCAGGGCCCGGGCCAGCGGAAGGGCCCGGCCGTAGGCTCGTTCCCGGTCCTGGGGCAGGGCCAGCCTCATGTACTCAGGATGATCGGTGATGGCCATCAGATCCAGACCGTCCCGCCAGGCTTCCCAGACACGAGTTTCGGGCAGGACCTGGCCATCGGAGTAGATGGTGTGGATGTGGAGGTCCGCCTTGATCACCTGCAGGCCCCGGACCCGGGGAAAGACGATCTCCTGGCGGGAGAGCCCCTTGTGCCCCGCCACATAGGGCCAACCGTACTTTCCGGCCAGCTTCTGGGCGGTCGTCCACTCCGCCGGTTCAGTGCCCTGTTTCTCCTCGGCCGAGACGTCTGCGGCAACCAATATCTGGAGCAGGACCACTGCTACGGCTTCTCTGCTTGTAGATTTGGCGATGGGGATCAATCTCCGTTTCGAAGGCATGAGGTGATATAAGTATGCGCTGTCATGAACGTCAAGCAGCTTCTGGATCTCACCGGCAAGGTATCGGTCGTCACCGGCGGCACCGGATTCTACGGCAAGCCCATTTCCGAGGGACTGGCCGAGGCCGGAGCCCACGTTGTTATCGCCTCCAGAAACCGGCAGCGATGCGAGGGCTGGGCTCAGGAGTTGGAAGGGAGGGGGCTCTCGGCCAGCGGCGACGGGTTGGACCAGGGGAGCGAGTCGTCAATCTTGGAGTTCTGTGATCGGGTCTGGAAACAGTTCGGCGCCGTCGACGTGCTGGTCAACAACTCGGTGGCCCGGACCATGCGAGCCTACACCGACCCGCTGGAAACCTGGGAGCGATCCATGGTGGTCAACTCCACCGGTTTCTTCGCCATCTCCCGGGCGTTCGTGGACCGGATGATGGAGCGGGGACAGGGCGCCGTCGTCAACATCGGCTCCATCCAGTCGGTGGTGGCGCCCAACTTCGGTAACTACGCCGGCACCGACATGACCACGCCGCCCGACTACCACTTCCACAAGCACGGCATGATCGGGCTGACCAAGTACCTGGCCGCGTGGGCGGGTCCCCAGGGAGTCCGGGTCAACGCTATCGCCCCTGGAGGCCTGGCTCTTGGGGGCGAGAAGGACCCCTTCCTCTCCCAGTATTGCAGCAACACCTTCCTGGGCCGCATGGCTCAATACGACGACATCAAGGGATCGGTGGTCTTCCTGGCTTCCGAGGCTTCCGCCTATGTCACGGGCCACACCATCCTGCTGGACGGCGGCTACTGCGCCTGAGCAGAATCGCACAACCCTTTTCAGCACAAAAAAAGCGCGCCAGCCGCAAAGGCCGGGGCCCGGTAGAAATTTTACAGGAAACCCGGTGAGGTTTAGATTTTAACGCCGCCAAGCAACAGGCATACGGGGAGGGCCGACGCGAAGNNNNNNNNNNGCTCTCGCCCTATTAAAAAAACAAAAAAAAAATTAAAAAAAAAAAACCCCCCCCCCCCCCCCTTGGCCCCCCCCCGCTTTCGAATTTAGCCTGGAACCCGGATCAGTAGTAGATCTTCAGGCCGAACTGCAACTGCCTTCCGGTCAGGGCCGATCCGATGGAGCCGAATTGTCCGGCGTTAAAATTCCAGGTATTGTTGTTCGGATTCAGATTCGTGGTGTTGGTCAGATTAAACGCCTCCATTCTGAACTGGATCCGGGTTTCTTCACCCAAGTGAAAATCTCGAAGCATCGAAAAATCCACATTTATGGTGCCGGGACCTTCCACTATGCCACGCCCGGCGCTCCCGTACTGTCCCGGAGGCGGCGCTGCGAAAGCACTCGTTCGGAACCAGGAATCGGCACGCCTGCTGCCGGTATTGGGATCGCCCACCAGATCCGGCCGTTGAGAAGCGTTACTTCCCACGTCCAGCATATCTGTGGTCGAAACCGTATACCACTGTCCCTTCTGGAGAGTCGTAATGGCATACAGGCTCCAACCACCGAATATCTGGGCGAAGAAGCCATCGCTGCCATGGGCACGACCGGGGCCGTATGGAATGTCCCAACCCTTCAACCAAGCCAGTCGAAGCGGGATATTGCCCTCGCCCAGCCCCTTGTTCTTGGTGCTGAATCCGTTGGCGTAGAGGTTTCGGGTCACACCACGCGGGTCGCCAACGATTCCCAAACGTCCGCCAGTCGTGTCGAGACTCTTGCCCCAACTAAAGGCCAAGAGTGACGTCAATCCATTCAGACCTGGCCGTTTTTCCCATTTGAAGTTAAAGCCGTGATACGACTGGTCACCATTGCCGAAGAGCATGTGATACCGGGTCATCGAGGGCCAAGGCCGTCTTTCCTGACGGGGAGCAGTCCCGGGAACCGCGTCGTTGAATTCGAAAATTTGCATCTCGTGCACTGAGCGCGAACCCTCGTATCCAATCTCGAACATGTTGTTTTCACCAGCGCGATGCTGGACCGACACTCCCCAGTTGGGCACATACCATTGGGGCATCACGTCCTCATATCCACCCCCCGGAAGTAGCTGGCCACTAGTACCTTTCAGGACCGCCTCGTCGTAGGGGTTGTCGATGAACAGATTCGGAGAGCTTGCATCGGCCGGGAAGTCTCGCTGGCCCGAATTAGGCCTGGGATTTCCGAGCGCCGCGGCACCGTACAGCATGCCGCCCGGAGGCTCGTTCCCATAGATTCCGCCGCCGGCACGCAACACGGTCCGGTCTGTCAACCGATAGGAAAGACCCAAGCGGGGCTGAAAGCCATTCTTGGTCCAGGTGAAGATGTTCACCTGTGGGTCGAACCGCCCTGTCTCGGGAAACACGAGGGTCTGTTGGAGCAGAGGGGGCGAATAGCAATCGGGAATCGGACTCTCCGTACGCATCGCACATTCGGCCTTGAGGTTGGTGGAGAACCCGCGTTTATCTTCCCAACCCTGGCGCAACTCATACCGGAGCCCCAGTTGCAGGGTCAGATTGGGAGTGGCTTTCCAACTGTCCTGCAAGTAGATGTAGTGACCCGGAAAGTTATGGTTCAGGCGGGCTTCGCTTCCCTCTCGAGAGTTACTCAGATAGCCCAGGTAGAAATTGGCCAAGGCGTTTCCGGTATAGCGCGTCGGAGTATTGAAGTGGAGTTCGCTCCGCCGCTCGAGGCCAAAGAAGATGTAATGGTACCGGTAGTGGTAACCCGCCTTCAGGTAGTGATTGCCCTTGGTCCAGCTGACGTTCTCCTTGATCTCCCACTGACCCTCGGGAACGGGGCCACGGTTGGGGCGGGATCCGATTGTCGGGTACCCGGTCACTGCGACTCGAGGAGTTCCAAAGAGATCCACGCCCCGCTTTGGCCAGTTGGGGAAATTCAACTGGTCGGCGAGATCGGGCCCGCCCGGCGGGAAGCCGGGATTGTAGGGCCGACGGTAGAAGTGAAGCCCCAACTCGTTGACGATGTTGGTCCCGAAATTCCGGGTGTTGACCACGTTCTGGGCCCAGTTGTCCAAGCCGTTGATGACGGTGAAGGCGTCAACGACGTTGACAAACGTTATGGGCCGCTGATTGAAGAGGAAACGGCCGAACCAGCGGCTGTCGTCGCCCGTCTTGATGTCCATCCGGACGATGTACTCGTTCCGCTCCTGCGGAGCATTGGAGGCGCTGGTGTAGTTGAATCCCCGGCTGATGGGGGTATTGGCGGTAGGCCAGAGGTCACCCAACAGCTTGGACTGGGGAGTGATCCGGTTGGCGGGAATGGTGTTGTTGGGAAACGGTTCACCCGTCATGGGATCCATGATGGCGCTGGAAAACACGCCACCCCGCTCGGCCGCCGTAGGCACAGTGCCCGTCAACGAACGGAACTGGCGGATCCGCTCACCGCTGTAGGCGAAGAACCACCAGGACTGGTCGCGACCGTCATAGAGGCCCGGAAACATGACCGGTCCGCCGGCAACGGCGCCGAACTGGTTCCGCTTGAATTCGTTCTTGCGGCCGGTGTCGAAGAAGTTCCGGGCATCCAGGTTGTCGTTGCGGTGGAACCAGAAGATGGTGCCGTGCAGCTCGTTGGTGCCGCTCTTGGTGACGGCGCTGAACTGCCCGCCCGGCTTGATGCCGTACTCGGCGCCGTAGAGGCCGCTCTTGACCTCGAACTCCTGAATGGCGTCGGGGTTGGCGAAAAACTGGAGCGAGCCGTTGGTCTCGCTCATCTGAGAACCGTCGAGCGTGGCATTGTTGTCACCTCGCCGAAGCCCCCGTACATTGAAGGCCACACCGTTGGTGACGACGCCGACATTCCGCTGAGGCTGGATGCCCGGCGTCAGACCGCCCAAAACACCGAAGACATCTCTCTGGTTCAGCGGGATGCTGATGATCTTCTTGTTGTCGATCACCTGTCCGAACTCCGCCGTCTCCGTCTTCAGGATGGGTGCGGTGGAGGCGACCTCCACCACCTCGGCCACCTCACCGACACTCAACTCGATATCGATGCGGTAGCTCTGTCCCACGTCCATCTTCAGACCGGAGCGGACCTCCGTCTTGAATCCGGGCATGGTGACCCTCATCTCGTACACGTCCGCCGGCAGCGCCGAAATGGCGTACTGGCCGGTGTCGCTGGAGAGCGAGGAGTGGACCTGGTTGGTGGCGATCTGAGTCATGTAAACCTCGGCGCCTGGAATCACTGCGCCCGTGCTGTCGGTGACGGTTCCCACCACCGTAGCCCGGTCTCCCTGTCCCAGGGCCAAGCCGAAGCTCAGTCCCACCAGAACCAGCGCGAGACACAATCTTTTGCTGTCCATCAAAACCCCCTAAATTAGGTTAGTTGAGCCTGGGATACACCTATCCACTCGAAGAGCCTGGGAAGCGTTCGAAATTCTGACGATATCCCATACCCCTGTCAACCTGGAATCCGTGGCCGGTGTGCATCAGACAGGCGTCTTCACCGAAGGTGGTGTCCCGGGGACGGTGGTTCCGGTTCTCGACGACCCAATGACCGCGGTTGAGCGCCAACAGCCGCTCGGCGTTCGCTTGTTCCGGCTCCAACGAGGCCATGCCGTAGGCCACCTCCAGGGACTCTTCGTCGGTCTTGACCTGCGTTCGCTGGCGGGTCACGCGGAAGATTTGCCGGACTTGGGGATAGTTGATCAGGCCCCGAAGGGGTTTCAGAACCTGGATTTGACGCCGATCGATCCGGCCATGAGCCTTCTCGTCGGGTTCCGAGAAGCGCGCCGTGGCATCCCGGTCCCAGTCGATGGTCTCCAGGGTATGGAAGGTCTCAGGCGCGTTGCCCTTGACCGTGAACAGGTAGTGCGCCCCATGGCCGCGTCGGATGGCGAGAGCCGTGTTACGGGTGGTGTGCAGGGCATCCGGGGTGATCACCGCACCCCGGACATCGATGTCCTCCAGCAGGGCGAGGACTGCTGCGATCTCTCCTCTCTGACCGCCGAAAAAAACAAGTCGTACAAAGGATGGTCCGAGACCCAACTTGTTACCGCAGGATCGGGTGCCTTGCGAATCAGTTCGGACACGACGTTGGTGTCAAGCAGAATTGACATAGCCGAGGCTCACTCGAAGGACGGCGGCTCACGAGCAGGCTCACGGGGCGACAACTCCAGGTCCACGCCGTTTTGCGGCCCAAAGTACGAGCGGACGATGCTCGCAAGGTTCCGGGAACTCGGCTTGCGCCCGACCGCATCACGCAGAATCAGCCGCGCTTCTTCTTCCATCGAGCGGCCATTGCCCGCCGCCCGCACCCGCAAGCGGGTTTTCACCCCGTCGTCCAGGTTGCGGATCGTGATACTTGCCATAGTCGTATCTCCTTGATTGCGACAAGTCAATATGACGATTGCGTTGCAATCACAACGAGCACCAGCACCTCTCGGACGACTAGCGTACTGACCCCGAAGTCGGCTGGAAACTGAGGCTGTCATTAACCGTCCACAACTCCGCAGGATGCTCAATCGACCAACAACTGCTCAGTAGCGTCGGCAGTGGTGGTCTCTCCGCCTACGTCGCCGGGCACACCATCCTGCTGGACGGCGCCTATTGCGCCTGAGCCGCATCGCGCGTCCCTTTTCAGCACAAAAAAAAGCGCGCCCGCCGAATCGGCGGACGCGCTCGTGAATCTAGCCTGCGATCCGAATCAGTAGTAGATCTTCAGGCCGAACTGCAACTGTCTTGCGGTCAACGCCGAACCAATGGATCCGAAAGACCCGTGGTTGAAGTTGAACGTGTTCCAGTTCGAATTGAGGTTGGTGTGGTTCGTCAGGTTGAAGGCCTCGAACCGGAACTGGATCCGGGTCTCCTCACCTAGGTGGAAATCCCGCAATAGCGAGAAGTCCACATTGATGGTGCCCGGACCTTCCACAATTCCTCGGCCCGCGTTCCCGTACTGGCCTGGAGGCGGAGCTGTGAACGCGTCCGTCCGGAACCAGGACTCGGGCCGCCGGCTGCCGGAATTGGGATCCCGGAGCAGGTCGGGCCGCTGGGAAGCGTTGCTGCCCGCGTCGAGCAGGTCCGCGGTCGACACCGTGTACCAGTGCCCCTTCTGCAGCGTGGTGATGGCGTAGACACTCCAACCGCCGAAGATCTGGCTGAAGAAGCCGTCCGAGCCGTAGGCGCGGCCAGGTCCGAAGGGGATGTCCCAACCCTTCAACCAGGCCAGCCGCATCGGGATGTTGCCCTCGCCTCTGCCCCGGTTCTTGTAGGTGAAGCCGTCGGCCCAGAGGTTTCGGCTCACTTCGCGCGGGTCGCCGGTGACGCTGAGGCGCCCGCCGGTAGTGTCGATGCTCTTGCCCCAGCTGAAGACCAGGAGCGACGTCAGACCATATTGGCCCGGCCGCTTCTCCCACTTGAAGTTGAAGCCGTGGTAGGTCTGGTCGCCGTTGCCCAGGAGCATGTAGTACCGGGTCATGTTGGGCCAGGGCCGCCGTTCCTGACGAGGCCCTGCGCCCGGACGGGCGTCGTTGAACCGGAAGACCTGCATCTCGTGCACCGAGCGCGAGCCCTCGTATCCGACTTCGAACATGTTGTTCTGGCCGGTGCGGTGCTGGAGGGACAAGCCGAAGTTGGGCACGTACCACTGAGGCATGGTGTCTTCGTATCCGCCCCCATTGGTGACGGCGCCGGCTCCGACCAGAACCGACTCATCGTAGGGGTTGGAGATGAAAAGGTTCGGGGCCGCCGCAAGGGCCTCGAAGTCCCTCTGGCCGGAGTTCGGCCGGGGATTGCCCAGAGCGGACGCACCGTACATCATGCCGCCCGGCGGCTCGTTACCGTATATGCCGCCGCCAATGCGCAATACCGTCTGATCCGTCAAACGGTAGGAGAGACCCAGGCGCGGCTGAAACCCGTTCTTGGTCCAGGTGAAGACGTTTACCTGGGGCTGGAACCGCCCGGTCTCGGGAAACACGAGCGTCTGTGGGAGCAGAGGAGGATCATAGCAGTCGGGAATCGGGTTCTCGGTGCGTAGCGCACAATCGGCCTTGAGGTTGGTGGAGAATCCCCGCTTGTCTTCCCAGCCTTGACGCAACTCGTAACGGAGACCGAGCTGCAAGGTCAGTTTGGGAGTGGCCTTCCAACTGTCCTGCAGATAGATGTAGTGGCCCGGGAAGTTGTGATTCAGACGAGCCTCGCTTCCCTCCCGGGATCCGGAAAGGTATCCCAGGTAGAAATTGGCCAAGGTGTCCCCAGCGTACCAGTTGGGTTGGTTGAAGTAGAGTTCACTGCGCCGTTCCAAGCCGAAGAAGACGTAGTGGTACCGGTAGTGGTAACCGGCCTTCAGGTAGTGATTGCCCTTGGTCCAGCTGACGTTCTCCTTGAGCTCCCACTGTCCCTCGGGGACGGGGCCGCGGTTGGGGCGGGATCCTAGAGTGGGGTAGCCGGTCACCGAGACTCGAGGCGTTCCCCTGAGGTCCACACCCCGCTTGGGCCAGTTGGGAAAGTTCAACTGGTTAGCCAGGTCGGGGCCTCCAGGCGGAAAGCCCGGATTGTAGGGGCGCCTGTAAAAATGGAGACCCAGCTCGTTGACCACGTTGGTCCCGAAGTTCCGGGTGTTGACGATGTTCTGGGCCCAGTTGTCCAAGCCGTTGATGACGGTGAAGGCGTCGACGATGTTGACGAAGGTGATGGGCCGCTGATTGAAGAGGAAACGGCCAAACCAGCGGCTGTCGTCTCCCGTCTTGATGTCCATCCGGACGATGTACTCGTTCCGTTGTCCCGGAGCATTGGAGGCGCTGGTGTAGTTGAATCCCCGGCTGATGTCGGTGTTGGGCGCCGGCCAGAGTTCTCCCAGCAGCCTGGACTGGGGAGCAATCCGGTCGGCGGGGATGGTGTTGTTGGGAAAGGGCTCTCCCGTCATGGGATCCATGATGGTGTTGGGAAAGGTGCCGCTCCGCTGCGCCGCCGTGGGCATAATGCCGGTCAGCGACCGGAACTGGCGGATCCGTTCCCCGCTGTAGGCGAAAAACCACCAGGACTGGTCGCGGCCGTCATAGAGCCCCGGAAACATGACCGGTCCGCCCGCCACGGCGCCGAACTGGTTCCGCTTGAACTCGTTCTTGCGGCCGGTGTCGAAGAAGTTCCGGGCATCCAGGTTGTCGTTGCGGTGGAACCAGAAGATGGTGCCGTGCAGCTCGTTGGTGCCGCTCTTGGTGACGGCGCTGAACTGCCCGCCCGGCTTGATGCCGTACTCGGCGCCGTAGAGGCCGCTCTTGACCTCGAACTCCTGAATGGCGTCGGGGTTGGCGAAAAACTGGAGCGAGCCGTTGGTCTCGCTCATCTGAGAACCGTCGAGCGTGGCATTGTTGTCACCTCGCCGAAGCCCCCGTACATTGAAGGCCACACCGTTGGTGACGACGCCGACATTCCGCTGAGGCTGGATGCCCGGCGTCAGACCGCCCAAAACACCGAAGACATCTCTCTGGTTCAGCGGGATGCTGATGATCTTCTTGTTGTCGATCACCTGTCCGAACTCCGCCGTCTCCGTCTTCAGGATGGGTGCGGTGGAGGCGACCTCCACCACCTCGGCCACCTCACCGACACTCAACTCGATATCGATGCGGTAGCTCTGTCCCACGTCCATCTTCAGACCGGAGCGGACCTCCGTCTTGAATCCGGGCATGGTGACCCTCATCTCGTACACGTCCGCCGGCAGCGCCGAAATGGCGTACTGGCCGGTGTCGCTGGAGAGCGAGGAGTGGACCTGGTTGGTGGCGATCTGAGTCATGTAAACCTCGGCGCCTGGAATCACTGCGCCCGTGCTGTCGGTGACGGTTCCCACCACCGTAGCCCGGTCTCCCTGTCCCAGGGCCAAGCCGAAGCTCAGTCCCACCAGAACCAGCGCGAGACACAATCGTTTGCTGTCCATTAAGACCCCCTACGTTAGGTTAGTTGAGCCTGGGATACACATATCCACACGAAGAGCCTGGGAGGCGATTGACATTCTGACGATATCTCACACCCCTGTCAACCTCGAATTCCGTGTTGATTTGCCGTCCGCAGGGGAATATATTGCCGCCGTGGAGGCCAGCCTCCCTTCGGGCCCTTCCGAAACGCAACAGTCCATGCACGAGGACAAGTTTCACGACGAGTGCGGCATCTTCGGCATCGCCTCTCACCCCGAGGCGGCCCGCCACGCCTACCTGGGACTCTACGCCCTCCAGCATCGAGGCCAGGAGTCGGCCGGGATCGTCTCGTCCGACGGAACGAACCTGCACCAGGAACGGGGAATGGGCTACGTCGCCGAGGTTTTCAGCGACGAGAAGCTGGAACGGCTGCCGGGCCTGTCGGCCACGGCCCACGTTCGATACTCCACCATGGGTGAGAGCCTGCTGACCAACGCCCAGCCCATCGTCACGCAATCCTGGCGCGGACCCGTCGCCCTGGCCCACAACGGGAACATCGTCAACACCGGGTCGTTGAGACGGAGCCTGGAAGCGGAAGGGGCCATCTTCCAGTCCACCAGCGACACCGAAGTCGTTCTCCATCTTCTGGCTCATTGTCCGCAGAAGGATCTGGACGACGCCCTGCTGGAGATCCTCCGGGTCGTCCGGGGCGCCTACTCCATGGTGTTGCAGCGTCCCGATTGCATTTACGCCATCCGGGACCCCATGGGCGTGCGTCCGCTCTGTCTGGGCCGGTTGGAAGACGCCTACGTGGTCGCCTCCGAGACCTGCGCCTTCGACCTGATCGGGGCGCGCTATCTGCGCGACGTCGAACCGGGGGAGATCCTGCGAATCCAGGACGGTTCGCTCCATTCCTTTCGGCAACCCGACGCGCCGCGCCACGCCTTCTGCATCTTCGAGCAGGTTTATTTCAGCCGGCCGGACAGCCGGGTCTTCGGGACCAGCGTCCACGGAGCCCGCTACCGGATGGGGCGCCGGCTGGCCCGCGAAGCCCCGGCCGACGCGGACGTGGTGGTCCCGGTTCCGGACTCGGGCGTCACGGCCGCCCTGGGCTATGCCAAGGAGTCGGGCATTCCCTTCCAATTCGGACTGATCCGAAACCACTACGTGGGAAGGACCTTCATCGAGCCCAAGCAATCGATCCGGCATTTCGGGGTCAAGGTCAAGCTGAACCCCATTCGGGAGCTGCTGTCGGGGAAGAGGGTCATCCTCTGCGACGACTCGGTGGTTCGAGGGACCACGAGCCGCAAGATCGTGGAGATGGTCCGCTCGGCGGGAGCCACCAGGGTTCACTTCCGCGTCAGCTCTCCCCCAACCGTCTCGCCCTGTTACTACGGCATCGACACGCCGACCCACGCCGAGCTCATCGCCGCCAACAACACCGTCGGTGAAATCCAGGAGTACGTCGGCGCCGACAGCCTCGCCTACCTCTCCCTGGAGGGGATGAAGAACGCCGTGTCCGATCGCGGAAACTTCTGCGCGGCCTGCTTCGACGAGAAATACCCCATCCCGCCGACTCGCGATTCGGGCCAGAAACAGTTGTTCGAGCTGGCCGGCCGCGGATCGGCCCGGAACTCATCGGTGAAATGAGATACCGCGACGCCGGGGTGGACGTGGATGCCGCCAACCGGGCCTATGCCGGAATTCGGGGTCTGGTTCAATCCACTTTCGACTCCCGGGTCCTGACCGATTTCGGCGCCTTCTCGGGTCTCTACCGCCCCGACTTCGGCCAATTGGAAAGACCGCTCCTGGTCTCCAGCGCCGACGGAGTCGGCACCAAGCTCAAGATCGCATTCCTGACCGGCGTGCACGACACGGTGGGGAGGGACCTGGTGGCTCACTGCACCAACGACATCCTGGTTCATGGGGCCCGGCCCCTTTTCTTTCTCGACTACATCGCCACCGGAAAGCTCGAACCCCGGGTGGTCCGGGAGGTGGTGAGGGGACTCGTCGAAGGCTGCCGGGAGGCCGGCTGCGTCCTGCTGGGCGGAGAGACCGCCGAAATGCCCGACTTCTACCAGGAGGGAGAATACGACCTTGCCGGGTTCATCGTGGGGATGGCGGACGAATCCAGGGTCCCCAACACGGGCCGGGTCTGCAACGGCGATCTGCTGGTGGGACTCCCCTCTTCCGGGATTCACACCAACGGCTACTCCCTGGTCCGGAAACTCTTTTTCGAGCGGGAGCGGATGAGTGTCGACACCTACGTCGAAAGCCTGGGAAAGACCCTCGGGGAAGAATTGCTGATTCCGCACCGCAATTATCTCCCCGCTCTCCGCAATCTCGTGGGGCAGGACGCGCTCCACGCCGTGGCGCACATCACGGGCGGCGGGATCACGGACAATCTGGCTCGAGTGCTTCCTCCGGCCCTGGACGCTCGAGTGCGCCGGGGAAGCTGGGAGAACCTCCCCGTCTTTCGCCTCATTCAGCGACTGGGGCGGGTGGAAGAGGCCGAAATGTACCGGACCTTCAACATGGGCCTGGGCATGATCCTGGTCGTGGACCGGGACGGTTACGGCCCGGTCGCGGCGGAGCTGGAGCGGACCGGGGAAGAGTACGTCCTGGCCGGGGAAATCGGGGAGGGAGAGGGCAAGGTCCGATACGCATGAAGAACGTCGGCATCCTCATCAGCGGCCGAGGCTCCAACTTCCGGGCTCTGTCCGACGCCGTTGAAGAGGGACGAATACCGGCCCGGATCTCGCTGGTCCTCTCCAACCGGGCGTCGGCCGCGGGTCTGGAACTGGCGCGGGAACGCAACTACCCCACCGTCTGCATCCCCTCCAAGGGTGTGGGTCGCGACGCCTACAGCCGGCTGCTGGCCTCCGAGTTGAAAGCGGCCCGGGCGGATCTGGTCTGCCTGGCCGGGTTCATGCGCATTCTCGGACCGGAACTGGTGAAACGGTATCCGCTTCGGATTCTAAACATCCATCCGTCACTCCTCCCGGCCTTCACGGGACTGCACGCCCAGGCTCAGGCCCTGGAGTGGGGCGCCAGGGTCACCGGCTGCACGGTCCATTTCGTGGACGAAGAGCTGGACCATGGCCCCATCATCCTCCAGCACCCGGTTCCGGTGGAAGAAGGCGATACCGAGGAGAGCCTCTCCGCTCGAATCCTGGTGCACGAGCACCAGATCTACCCCGAGGCCCTGAAGCTGCTCTGCCAGGGCCGGGTCCGAGTCGAAGGCCGAAGAGTCCGGATCCTGCCCGAGGTTCCACAGATTTAGAAACTTCGCATGCGGAGGGCGCCGCCATGAGACTCGATGACCTGGAAACTCCGGCAATGATCATCGACGTGGAGGTCATGGAGGACAACCTGCGTAGAATGGCGGATTACTCCGGCCGGCACGGCATCGCTCTGCGTCCTCACATCAAGACTCACAAGATGCCTCGCCTGGCCCGCCGGCAGTTGGAGCTGGGAGCCCAAGGCATCACCGTCGCCAAGCTGGGAGAGGCCGAAGTCATGAGCGAGGCCGGCCTGGAAGACCTGATGCTGGCATATCCCCCCTTCGGCGAGGCCAAGGCCCGG
It encodes:
- a CDS encoding plasmid stabilization protein translates to MASITIRNLDDGVKTRLRVRAAGNGRSMEEEARLILRDAVGRKPSSRNLASIVRSYFGPQNGVDLELSPREPAREPPSFE
- a CDS encoding SDR family oxidoreductase; its protein translation is MNVKQLLDLTGKVSVVTGGTGFYGKPISEGLAEAGAHVVIASRNRQRCEGWAQELEGRGLSASGDGLDQGSESSILEFCDRVWKQFGAVDVLVNNSVARTMRAYTDPLETWERSMVVNSTGFFAISRAFVDRMMERGQGAVVNIGSIQSVVAPNFGNYAGTDMTTPPDYHFHKHGMIGLTKYLAAWAGPQGVRVNAIAPGGLALGGEKDPFLSQYCSNTFLGRMAQYDDIKGSVVFLASEASAYVTGHTILLDGGYCA
- a CDS encoding TonB-dependent receptor, whose product is MDSKRLCLALVLVGLSFGLALGQGDRATVVGTVTDSTGAVIPGAEVYMTQIATNQVHSSLSSDTGQYAISALPADVYEMRVTMPGFKTEVRSGLKMDVGQSYRIDIELSVGEVAEVVEVASTAPILKTETAEFGQVIDNKKIISIPLNQRDVFGVLGGLTPGIQPQRNVGVVTNGVAFNVRGLRRGDNNATLDGSQMSETNGSLQFFANPDAIQEFEVKSGLYGAEYGIKPGGQFSAVTKSGTNELHGTIFWFHRNDNLDARNFFDTGRKNEFKRNQFGAVAGGPVMFPGLYDGRDQSWWFFAYSGERIRQFRSLTGTVPTAAERGGVFSSAIMDPMTGEPFPNNTIPANRITPQSKLLGDLWPTANTPISRGFNYTSASNAPQERNEYIVRMDIKTGDDSRWFGRFLFNQRPITFVNVVDAFTVINGLDNWAQNVVNTRNFGTNIVNELGLHFYRRPYNPGFPPGGPDLADQLNFPNWPKRGVDLFGTPRVAVTGYPTIGSRPNRGPVPEGQWEIKENVSWTKGNHYLKAGYHYRYHYIFFGLERRSELHFNTPTRYTGNALANFYLGYLSNSREGSEARLNHNFPGHYIYLQDSWKATPNLTLQLGLRYELRQGWEDKRGFSTNLKAECAMRTESPIPDCYSPPLLQQTLVFPETGRFDPQVNIFTWTKNGFQPRLGLSYRLTDRTVLRAGGGIYGNEPPGGMLYGAAALGNPRPNSGQRDFPADASSPNLFIDNPYDEAVLKGTSGQLLPGGGYEDVMPQWYVPNWGVSVQHRAGENNMFEIGYEGSRSVHEMQIFEFNDAVPGTAPRQERRPWPSMTRYHMLFGNGDQSYHGFNFKWEKRPGLNGLTSLLAFSWGKSLDTTGGRLGIVGDPRGVTRNLYANGFSTKNKGLGEGNIPLRLAWLKGWDIPYGPGRAHGSDGFFAQIFGGWSLYAITTLQKGQWYTVSTTDMLDVGSNASQRPDLVGDPNTGSRRADSWFRTSAFAAPPPGQYGSAGRGIVEGPGTINVDFSMLRDFHLGEETRIQFRMEAFNLTNTTNLNPNNNTWNFNAGQFGSIGSALTGRQLQFGLKIYY
- a CDS encoding ISAs1 family transposase; its protein translation is MGLGPSFVRLVFFGGQRGEIAAVLALLEDIDVRGAVITPDALHTTRNTALAIRRGHGAHYLFTVKGNAPETFHTLETIDWDRDATARFSEPDEKAHGRIDRRQIQVLKPLRGLINYPQVRQIFRVTRQRTQVKTDEESLEVAYGMASLEPEQANAERLLALNRGHWVVENRNHRPRDTTFGEDACLMHTGHGFQVDRGMGYRQNFERFPGSSSG